The proteins below are encoded in one region of Patescibacteria group bacterium:
- a CDS encoding cob(I)yrinic acid a,c-diamide adenosyltransferase has protein sequence MKIYTKKGDKGETGLIGGKRVPKTDPVVEALGTIDELNAHLGNLNLPLEKIQQDLMALASEVAGGKKARVNEKWLEKEIDRMEKELPPLHNFILPTGSVHLARAVCRRTERRVTAVLGYSKYLNRLSDYLFVLARWVTREKSYRAPS, from the coding sequence ATGAAGATCTATACTAAAAAGGGAGATAAGGGGGAGACGGGGTTAATCGGTGGTAAACGGGTGCCCAAAACCGATCCGGTGGTGGAGGCGTTGGGGACAATTGACGAGTTGAACGCCCACCTTGGTAATTTGAATTTGCCTTTGGAAAAAATTCAGCAAGACCTGATGGCTCTTGCCTCGGAGGTGGCCGGCGGCAAAAAAGCCAGAGTAAATGAAAAATGGCTGGAAAAAGAGATTGACCGGATGGAAAAAGAGCTGCCGCCGCTGCACAATTTTATCCTGCCGACGGGGTCAGTGCACCTGGCCCGGGCGGTGTGCCGGCGGACGGAGCGGCGGGTGACGGCAGTGCTTGGTTACTCAAAGTACCTGAACCGTTTGTCTGACTACTTGTTTGTTTTGGCCCGCTGGGTGACCCGCGAAAAATCTTACCGTGCGCCTTCTTAA
- a CDS encoding type IV secretion system DNA-binding domain-containing protein translates to MDLVANFSTFMVGLVFVLIGLGLLAGVGAVAGYFFLQFYKWRGREDNALTFVTLQVAVPKDNEIKIDAMEQFFASLYTLFKSKKMFFDMLDLTWSVPQDHLAFEIVGQPGDIRFYISVPSKHRELIEKQIHGTYPGAMVTEVEDPNIFTENGEVAYASLKLKSSNYYPIKVFRDLAVDPMSLITSSLAKLNPGEAAAIQYVVAPADGKWRSQGRRFISKTKKNEADPEKARFNVDAKTLEAIENKTSKPGFATSIRIVANAPTKEEAKVILDNLKSSFTQFSSDQNNFKNDKIRIQQNFMTDFIYRFQPLFAKPPVLTSEELATVFHFPNKSIETPNIFWLNAKRAPAPQEIPEKGDIYLGKSIYRGQERPVSLLNPDRRRHVYIVGATGTGKSTLLAQMILQDIRAGRGVCFIDPHDTYEQVMESIPPERAEDVIYFDVSDHERPFGWNIMEAKDDYERHMTVTGFIGLLYKLFDPHQTGIVGPRLEHSVRNAMLTVMEAEPRGTIIEVMRVLQDPGGPYLQELLPRVTDPLVKRFWTEQIAATSEFHKSETLDYIVSKFGRFVTNKLMRNIVGQSQSSFNFRQAMDEGKIIIVNLAKGLIGEENSSFMGTLLVPKILSAATSRQNIPAEARRDFYLYVDEFQNFATPDFATILSEARKYALNLTVANQFIAQVEEDIKNAIFGNVGTKIAFRVGVADAQFLAHEYAPTFGESDLIKVEAFNAYVKTLVNNEPTSAFSLEIDHDFGKINAQRNKKVAEMIKELSSLKYGRDVREVEAEIASRSHLF, encoded by the coding sequence ATGGATTTGGTGGCCAACTTTTCGACCTTTATGGTGGGTTTGGTCTTCGTCTTAATCGGCCTGGGTCTTCTAGCCGGTGTGGGCGCGGTAGCGGGCTATTTTTTTCTCCAATTCTATAAATGGCGGGGGCGGGAGGACAATGCCTTAACTTTTGTCACTCTCCAGGTGGCCGTGCCCAAAGATAACGAGATCAAAATTGACGCCATGGAGCAGTTTTTTGCTTCCCTGTACACTCTTTTTAAAAGCAAGAAGATGTTTTTTGATATGCTGGATTTAACCTGGTCAGTGCCCCAGGATCATCTCGCTTTTGAAATTGTCGGCCAGCCGGGCGATATCCGTTTTTATATTTCCGTCCCTTCAAAGCACCGCGAGTTGATCGAAAAGCAGATTCATGGCACCTATCCGGGAGCGATGGTGACGGAAGTTGAGGACCCTAACATCTTTACGGAAAACGGGGAAGTGGCTTACGCTTCCCTCAAATTAAAATCTTCCAACTACTATCCCATTAAAGTTTTCCGCGATCTGGCCGTTGACCCGATGTCTTTAATTACCTCGTCACTGGCGAAGTTAAACCCGGGCGAAGCGGCGGCCATACAATATGTTGTGGCGCCGGCGGACGGGAAGTGGCGCTCCCAGGGCCGAAGATTTATTTCTAAAACCAAGAAAAACGAAGCCGATCCGGAAAAGGCTCGGTTTAATGTTGACGCCAAAACGCTGGAGGCGATTGAAAACAAAACCAGTAAGCCAGGTTTTGCAACTTCTATCCGGATTGTGGCCAACGCTCCTACCAAAGAAGAGGCCAAAGTGATCCTGGATAATTTAAAAAGCTCGTTTACCCAGTTTTCCTCGGACCAGAATAATTTTAAAAACGACAAGATCCGTATCCAGCAGAATTTTATGACGGATTTCATTTACCGCTTCCAGCCGCTGTTCGCCAAGCCGCCGGTCTTAACTTCCGAAGAACTGGCGACGGTTTTCCATTTTCCCAATAAATCGATCGAAACGCCCAATATTTTCTGGCTCAACGCCAAACGGGCGCCGGCCCCGCAGGAGATTCCCGAAAAAGGCGATATTTACCTGGGTAAATCCATTTACCGCGGCCAGGAGCGGCCGGTCAGTCTGCTTAATCCGGACCGCCGACGCCATGTCTATATTGTCGGCGCCACCGGAACGGGAAAATCCACACTTTTGGCCCAGATGATTTTGCAGGACATTAGGGCGGGCCGGGGAGTGTGCTTTATTGATCCCCATGACACCTACGAGCAAGTTATGGAAAGTATTCCGCCGGAAAGAGCCGAAGATGTCATTTATTTCGATGTTTCCGATCACGAACGGCCGTTCGGTTGGAACATCATGGAAGCAAAAGATGACTATGAGCGGCATATGACGGTGACCGGCTTTATCGGGTTACTTTACAAGCTTTTTGATCCGCACCAGACCGGTATTGTCGGCCCGCGTTTGGAACATTCTGTCCGTAACGCCATGTTAACCGTGATGGAAGCGGAACCGCGGGGAACTATTATCGAAGTGATGCGCGTCCTGCAGGATCCGGGCGGCCCGTATCTTCAGGAACTCCTGCCTCGGGTAACCGATCCGTTGGTGAAACGCTTCTGGACGGAGCAAATTGCCGCTACAAGCGAGTTTCATAAGTCGGAAACTTTGGACTACATTGTTTCCAAATTCGGCCGGTTTGTCACCAATAAATTAATGCGCAACATCGTAGGTCAGTCCCAAAGTTCGTTTAATTTCCGCCAAGCCATGGACGAGGGAAAAATCATTATCGTCAATCTGGCCAAAGGTTTAATCGGGGAAGAGAATAGCTCCTTTATGGGCACACTTCTGGTCCCCAAAATTCTTTCCGCCGCGACTTCCCGGCAGAATATTCCCGCCGAAGCCCGCCGGGATTTTTATCTTTATGTTGACGAGTTTCAAAACTTTGCCACCCCGGATTTTGCCACGATTTTGTCTGAGGCCAGAAAGTACGCCCTTAATTTAACTGTCGCGAATCAGTTTATCGCCCAGGTCGAAGAAGACATTAAAAATGCGATTTTTGGCAATGTCGGCACGAAGATCGCCTTCCGGGTGGGTGTCGCCGACGCCCAGTTTTTGGCCCATGAGTACGCTCCCACCTTTGGCGAATCGGATTTAATTAAGGTTGAAGCTTTTAACGCCTATGTCAAAACCCTGGTAAATAACGAACCGACTTCGGCCTTCAGTTTGGAAATTGATCATGATTTTGGCAAAATCAATGCCCAGCGCAACAAAAAAGTGGCGGAAATGATTAAAGAATTGTCTTCCCTTAAATACGGCCGCGATGTTCGGGAAGTGGAAGCGGAAATCGCTTCCCGAAGCCACCTCTTTTAA
- a CDS encoding tyrosine-type recombinase/integrase: MDLDKQLDQFINFLKSSHKATATVIAYRKDIAQLLDYLKKIDKTNLKEVTTEDLNNFLKLLNEQNYTPKSVSRKINSIKTFYRYLILNKVIENNVAAAIAHPKFDSKAPRILSRMEYRALRDACRDDIRIAAIVELLLQTGMRIGELSALTTDSVSENFITIPALEGHPSREVPLNKAAKEALSKYLETRPKVATKALFVTKTGHPLLIRNIRTAIDRYFKIAGIQGAKVNDLRHTFIAHHLAAGASPVLISKLAGHKRIATTEKYLEFIKDLPIEKTKLDEL, from the coding sequence ATGGATTTAGACAAACAACTTGACCAATTTATAAATTTCCTCAAGAGCTCGCACAAAGCCACAGCCACCGTTATCGCTTACCGCAAAGACATTGCTCAACTCCTAGATTACCTGAAAAAGATCGACAAGACAAACTTAAAAGAAGTTACAACCGAAGATCTGAATAATTTCCTTAAACTTTTAAACGAGCAAAACTACACTCCCAAATCCGTCTCGCGAAAAATTAATTCCATTAAAACTTTCTACCGCTATTTGATCCTGAATAAGGTAATCGAAAATAATGTCGCGGCCGCCATCGCCCACCCTAAATTCGATTCGAAGGCCCCGCGAATCTTGTCCCGGATGGAATACCGGGCTCTGCGTGATGCCTGCCGGGATGATATCCGAATTGCGGCTATCGTGGAATTGCTCCTGCAAACCGGTATGCGCATCGGCGAACTCTCCGCTTTAACCACCGACTCAGTCAGCGAAAATTTTATTACTATTCCGGCTCTGGAAGGCCATCCCAGCCGCGAAGTCCCTTTAAACAAAGCTGCCAAAGAGGCTTTAAGTAAATATCTCGAAACCCGGCCGAAAGTGGCGACTAAAGCGTTGTTTGTCACTAAAACCGGCCACCCGTTATTGATTAGAAATATTAGAACTGCTATCGACCGCTATTTCAAAATTGCCGGTATCCAGGGCGCCAAGGTCAATGACCTGCGACACACTTTTATCGCCCACCACCTGGCCGCGGGTGCATCACCGGTGCTTATTAGTAAGTTAGCAGGCCACAAGCGCATTGCCACCACGGAAAAATATCTGGAATTCATCAAAGATCTCCCCATTGAAAAGACTAAACTCGACGAGCTTTAA
- a CDS encoding septum formation initiator family protein → MTNRKILRLATIVVCLYLIVTTIKAIADLWQAGDKLTERENQVTVLSKEREDLLRRKAAVENPNYWEKVARDQLGLSKPGEEIIIIPSQLLVDNTPVATPDATPNWQKWARLLL, encoded by the coding sequence ATGACTAACCGGAAAATTTTAAGACTAGCAACCATTGTCGTTTGTCTCTATCTTATAGTCACCACCATAAAGGCCATCGCCGATTTATGGCAGGCTGGCGACAAACTGACGGAGCGGGAAAATCAGGTAACGGTGCTCTCAAAAGAGCGAGAAGACTTGCTGCGCAGAAAAGCGGCTGTGGAAAATCCCAACTATTGGGAAAAGGTGGCCCGCGATCAGTTGGGCCTGTCCAAACCCGGGGAGGAGATTATTATTATTCCATCGCAGCTGTTGGTGGATAACACGCCGGTGGCCACTCCCGACGCGACGCCAAACTGGCAAAAATGGGCTAGACTCCTACTTTGA
- the trpS gene encoding tryptophan--tRNA ligase, with translation MKQRVFSGVRANARPHIGNYLGAIKGMMELQDKYDCIFSVVDLHTITTPYDIKALRPMVREVVLDYLGAGLDPKKCHLIIQSDLRAQHLELAYYLGTIYQVSRLEDLPTYKEKAAQNPDYVNMGLLYYPVLMAADILIYKVPLVPIGKDQEPHMEVAREMARKFNSMFGETFPEPQSFKMPGQYVPSLSGEGKMSKSRGNTINLTSSLEEIKASLAKAPTDNGKGEKFPSEGPAANILTFVELFEGHDRAMQYREMYKTTGIKYGELKTELAEAIYKELQPIQERRAYYEAHPEEVDQILADGAEYAKSIADETLKEVREKMGLV, from the coding sequence ATGAAACAACGCGTGTTTTCTGGAGTTCGTGCTAATGCCCGACCACACATCGGGAACTATTTGGGTGCTATCAAAGGAATGATGGAGTTACAAGATAAATATGACTGTATTTTTAGTGTGGTTGATTTACACACAATTACGACACCGTATGATATAAAAGCCCTGCGACCAATGGTCAGAGAGGTGGTCTTGGATTATTTAGGGGCAGGGTTGGATCCAAAAAAATGTCATTTAATTATCCAATCGGATCTGCGGGCGCAGCATCTAGAATTGGCCTATTATTTGGGGACTATTTACCAAGTTTCGCGGCTTGAAGATCTTCCAACCTATAAAGAAAAAGCGGCTCAAAATCCAGACTACGTTAACATGGGGCTTTTATATTACCCGGTACTTATGGCTGCGGACATACTAATTTATAAAGTTCCGCTAGTACCCATCGGCAAGGATCAAGAGCCACATATGGAAGTTGCCAGAGAAATGGCTAGAAAATTTAATAGTATGTTCGGAGAAACTTTTCCGGAGCCACAAAGTTTCAAAATGCCTGGTCAGTATGTTCCCTCGCTTTCCGGGGAAGGGAAGATGAGTAAATCCCGAGGAAACACGATTAACTTGACAAGTTCTTTAGAAGAAATTAAGGCTTCCTTGGCAAAAGCACCTACCGACAATGGCAAGGGGGAGAAGTTTCCCAGTGAAGGCCCGGCGGCTAATATTCTGACATTCGTAGAATTATTCGAAGGCCATGACCGGGCCATGCAATATCGGGAAATGTATAAAACTACCGGCATAAAATACGGGGAACTGAAAACTGAACTGGCCGAGGCGATTTATAAAGAACTGCAACCGATACAGGAAAGACGGGCTTACTACGAGGCTCACCCGGAAGAAGTGGACCAAATTCTGGCCGACGGGGCCGAATACGCTAAATCGATTGCTGACGAAACCCTCAAAGAGGTTCGGGAAAAAATGGGACTAGTGTAG
- a CDS encoding methionine--tRNA ligase, producing the protein MKPTIIYDDFAKLDLRIGEVAEASVVEGSEKLLKLTVNFGSEIGVRTIFAGIKKWYTPSSVKARKLVFITNLLPKKFKINGQEFESQGMLLAADGHDEAALYTFDKDPQPGTKIR; encoded by the coding sequence GTGAAGCCTACCATAATTTATGACGATTTTGCCAAACTGGATTTGCGGATCGGGGAAGTGGCGGAAGCCTCGGTGGTAGAAGGCAGCGAGAAACTCCTAAAATTAACCGTCAATTTCGGATCGGAAATCGGCGTCCGCACCATTTTCGCTGGTATCAAAAAGTGGTATACTCCAAGCTCGGTTAAGGCACGAAAACTGGTCTTTATCACCAATCTCTTACCCAAGAAGTTTAAGATTAATGGTCAGGAGTTTGAGAGCCAGGGAATGCTGCTCGCTGCAGATGGTCATGACGAGGCGGCCCTCTATACTTTTGATAAAGATCCGCAGCCCGGAACCAAAATAAGATAA
- the ftsH gene encoding ATP-dependent zinc metalloprotease FtsH — protein sequence MKVPDPISTKNNHNGKNGKNGRKALHGLRMEFRFDLKNILLYTLIGLLVLLSISSFVGGTSPKPATEPISQVLSDAKDGKISKIVVSQENLTVTYKDGKVVDSLQSPNQDLSQTLFSKTNGLGLDPNQITLVNQNDLTQNFWINTFLQFGPIVLFFLLIFWLYRRQMQGANSIFSFGQSPAKLYSKDQPKVTFANVAGVEEAKQELTEVVDFLKNPKKYQQLGARTPKGVLLVGPSGTGKTLLAKAVAGEAGVPFFAMAGSEFMEMLVGVGASRARDLFATAKKNKPAIIFIDEIDAIGRTRSMGLVGGHDEREQTLNQILIEMDGFEPNEQVVVMAATNRGDLLDPALMRPGRFDRRVLLDLPDKEGRLAILQVHKRGKPFAADVDWEKVAKRTVGFSGADLENMLNEAAILAARLNKTAIDMKDIEEAATKVKLGPERKRLQSDQDKKITAYHEAGHAIVTHFLPHMDPVHRISIVSRGMSLGHTLIPPAADRLHETKTHLIQQIASMLGGRAAEELVFTEMTTGASSDISAATTIAREMVEEFGMSPLGPVNLGGDMRGPDGRLYPEQVRISEGMAAQIDTEVKKLIDVGLQTAKAILKKNRKLLDKVADALMAKETLEGEEFEQIVGIAKPALAAAKS from the coding sequence ATGAAAGTACCGGATCCGATCTCAACAAAAAATAACCACAACGGCAAAAACGGAAAAAACGGCCGCAAGGCTTTGCATGGCTTGCGGATGGAGTTTCGTTTTGACTTAAAAAATATTCTGCTTTATACCTTAATCGGGCTTCTGGTGCTCCTGAGCATTTCTAGTTTTGTGGGCGGTACCAGCCCGAAACCGGCGACTGAGCCGATTTCCCAAGTGCTCTCCGACGCAAAAGACGGCAAGATTTCTAAAATTGTCGTTTCCCAGGAAAATCTCACGGTGACCTACAAAGACGGCAAAGTAGTGGATTCTCTACAAAGCCCTAACCAAGATTTATCACAAACATTGTTTTCCAAAACCAACGGTTTAGGGCTGGACCCAAACCAAATTACTTTAGTCAATCAAAACGACCTGACACAAAACTTCTGGATAAATACTTTCCTCCAATTCGGACCAATAGTGCTTTTTTTCTTGCTAATCTTTTGGCTCTATCGTCGTCAAATGCAGGGAGCCAACTCGATTTTCTCGTTTGGCCAAAGCCCGGCAAAACTTTACTCTAAAGATCAACCGAAAGTAACTTTTGCCAATGTGGCCGGCGTTGAAGAAGCTAAACAGGAGTTAACCGAAGTGGTTGACTTTTTGAAGAATCCCAAGAAATACCAGCAGCTGGGGGCGCGGACGCCAAAAGGCGTGCTTTTGGTTGGTCCTTCAGGTACCGGTAAAACTCTCCTGGCCAAAGCTGTGGCGGGAGAAGCGGGCGTGCCTTTCTTTGCCATGGCGGGCAGCGAATTTATGGAAATGCTAGTGGGAGTCGGGGCCTCCCGGGCGCGAGATTTGTTTGCTACCGCCAAAAAGAACAAGCCAGCAATTATTTTTATAGACGAAATTGACGCTATCGGCCGGACCCGCAGTATGGGTTTGGTCGGCGGCCACGATGAACGGGAGCAAACTTTAAATCAGATTTTAATTGAAATGGACGGATTCGAGCCCAACGAACAGGTAGTGGTTATGGCGGCAACTAACCGCGGGGACTTGTTAGACCCGGCTTTAATGCGGCCCGGGCGGTTTGACCGCCGGGTGCTTTTGGATCTTCCGGATAAAGAGGGGAGACTGGCAATTCTTCAGGTTCATAAACGCGGTAAACCTTTCGCGGCAGATGTGGATTGGGAAAAGGTGGCTAAAAGAACCGTCGGTTTTTCCGGCGCCGATTTGGAAAATATGCTTAACGAAGCGGCTATTCTGGCAGCCCGCCTGAATAAAACTGCCATCGATATGAAAGATATTGAAGAGGCGGCCACGAAAGTAAAACTTGGCCCGGAGCGGAAACGGCTGCAGTCGGACCAGGATAAGAAAATTACGGCTTACCATGAAGCCGGTCACGCCATTGTCACCCACTTCCTGCCGCACATGGATCCGGTGCACCGGATCAGTATTGTCAGCCGGGGCATGTCGCTAGGTCACACCTTAATCCCGCCGGCAGCGGATAGACTGCATGAGACGAAAACCCATTTAATTCAGCAGATTGCCTCCATGCTTGGCGGCCGGGCAGCGGAAGAACTGGTGTTTACGGAAATGACCACCGGAGCGTCCTCAGATATTTCTGCGGCGACAACCATCGCGAGGGAAATGGTGGAAGAGTTCGGCATGAGTCCGTTGGGACCGGTGAACCTGGGCGGAGACATGCGTGGGCCCGATGGCCGGCTTTACCCGGAACAGGTGCGGATATCGGAAGGCATGGCGGCCCAAATTGACACCGAAGTTAAAAAGCTGATTGATGTGGGTTTGCAGACCGCTAAGGCCATTTTGAAGAAAAACCGCAAACTTCTGGACAAAGTGGCCGATGCCTTGATGGCCAAGGAAACCCTGGAGGGTGAAGAATTTGAACAAATTGTGGGCATAGCCAAGCCGGCGTTAGCGGCGGCGAAATCATGA
- a CDS encoding glycosyltransferase: MAENKHKIALVHDYIKEFGGAERVLMALHEMFPEAPIYTAFVADGSAEKEFEKVGVKLIPSWANLLLKYKNCHSAFRFLIPTVWESFDFSKYDTVILSSSGYLTKPVRIPKEAKVICYCHTPSRFLYGYETSVEWKRYPIVNVYGYIVGHFLRLYDALGAKRVDQFIANSKNVAGRIRKFYRKEAVIIYPPVNTVKIEEETAGIKKDDKYFLIVSRIVGEKGIPMAMEAANKLGVKLKIVGEKAGLQWENTEIEKRKSDNIEFLGRVPDEERNQLMAKALAFIVLEKDVDFGMTPVEAMAAGTPVVAYASGGYLETVIEGKTGTFFKEYNVESLVEAMQRIQKMKINKADCQKQAEKFSKERFIKEMSRIIASE; this comes from the coding sequence GTGGCTGAAAACAAGCATAAAATTGCCTTGGTCCATGACTATATTAAGGAATTTGGCGGGGCGGAGCGGGTTTTAATGGCTCTTCATGAAATGTTTCCCGAAGCACCGATCTACACTGCCTTTGTGGCCGACGGCAGTGCTGAAAAAGAATTTGAAAAAGTCGGGGTGAAACTCATTCCGTCCTGGGCTAATTTGCTTTTAAAATATAAAAATTGCCACAGTGCCTTCCGGTTTCTAATTCCGACGGTCTGGGAGAGCTTCGACTTTTCTAAGTACGACACGGTCATTCTTTCCAGCAGCGGCTACTTAACCAAACCAGTGCGAATTCCTAAGGAGGCTAAAGTCATTTGCTATTGCCATACACCGTCACGGTTTTTATACGGCTACGAAACTTCGGTGGAGTGGAAGCGCTATCCGATTGTAAATGTTTATGGGTACATTGTGGGCCATTTCCTGCGCCTTTATGACGCCCTTGGAGCCAAACGAGTGGACCAGTTTATCGCTAATTCTAAAAATGTCGCTGGCCGGATCAGGAAGTTTTATCGCAAGGAAGCAGTAATAATCTATCCGCCGGTAAACACGGTAAAAATCGAGGAAGAAACGGCAGGGATTAAAAAAGACGATAAATACTTTTTAATTGTTTCCCGGATTGTGGGGGAGAAAGGGATTCCCATGGCCATGGAGGCGGCGAACAAACTCGGAGTAAAGCTCAAAATTGTCGGTGAAAAGGCCGGACTGCAGTGGGAAAATACGGAAATTGAAAAAAGAAAATCAGATAACATTGAATTTTTGGGCCGGGTACCGGATGAAGAAAGAAACCAACTGATGGCCAAAGCGCTGGCCTTTATTGTCCTGGAAAAGGATGTGGATTTCGGGATGACGCCGGTAGAAGCGATGGCGGCCGGGACGCCGGTTGTGGCTTATGCCTCCGGAGGCTATCTGGAAACGGTCATCGAGGGCAAAACCGGGACTTTTTTCAAGGAATATAATGTGGAAAGCCTAGTGGAAGCCATGCAAAGAATTCAAAAAATGAAAATCAATAAAGCCGACTGCCAAAAACAGGCGGAAAAGTTTTCAAAAGAAAGGTTTATAAAAGAAATGTCCCGTATTATCGCGAGCGAGTGA
- the mutM gene encoding bifunctional DNA-formamidopyrimidine glycosylase/DNA-(apurinic or apyrimidinic site) lyase, which translates to MPELPEVQTIVNQLKENLVGKTITGIDIRLSKLWSGNKEQIIGSKILDVRRRAKMIIIKLDHGRNLVVHLKMTGQLIYSDISNNSNNRETVTFPNPIPFAGTTLPGKTTHIIFQLSGGVLFFNDMRQFGWVKVLTDDELVEVSEKHGPEPFSDEFTLEYLEKILSNWGRPVKLLLLDQSKISGIGNIYANEALWCAGISPMKRGKEVEKEKIKKLYACIKSVLEEGLKYHGSSAGDEAYVDVAGNPGKMQEHFKVYSRTGQPCPNNCGGKVVRGEIGGRGTFFCPKCQK; encoded by the coding sequence ATGCCGGAATTACCTGAAGTCCAGACGATTGTTAACCAGCTAAAAGAAAACCTGGTGGGCAAAACGATTACTGGGATAGATATTCGTTTGTCCAAGCTTTGGTCAGGGAACAAGGAACAGATAATCGGTTCTAAGATTTTGGATGTCCGGCGGCGGGCGAAGATGATCATTATTAAACTGGACCATGGCCGCAATCTGGTGGTCCACCTCAAAATGACCGGACAACTAATTTACAGTGACATTAGTAACAATAGTAACAATAGGGAGACGGTAACTTTTCCGAACCCGATACCTTTTGCCGGCACTACTTTACCTGGCAAGACTACCCATATCATTTTCCAATTGAGCGGTGGGGTTTTGTTTTTTAATGACATGCGGCAGTTCGGGTGGGTCAAGGTGCTGACGGATGATGAATTGGTGGAAGTTTCAGAAAAGCATGGTCCTGAACCTTTCTCGGACGAATTTACACTAGAGTATCTGGAGAAAATTTTGAGCAATTGGGGCCGGCCGGTAAAGCTGCTACTTTTGGATCAAAGCAAAATATCCGGGATCGGGAACATTTATGCCAACGAAGCCTTGTGGTGCGCCGGAATTTCCCCAATGAAACGGGGGAAAGAAGTAGAAAAAGAGAAAATTAAAAAGCTGTACGCTTGTATAAAATCAGTCTTGGAAGAAGGGCTAAAATACCATGGCAGTTCGGCGGGAGATGAGGCCTATGTTGATGTCGCCGGCAACCCCGGCAAAATGCAGGAACACTTCAAAGTTTACAGCCGAACCGGCCAACCGTGCCCGAATAATTGCGGAGGGAAAGTGGTTCGCGGCGAAATCGGCGGGCGGGGAACTTTTTTTTGTCCAAAGTGCCAGAAATAA
- a CDS encoding AAA family ATPase, producing MVLAKLTLQNFRSYSKKIFEFNPGATLIVGPNAIGKTNIVEAVYLLATGKSFRAENEHEMIKVGQQVSRLVGQLGDNELEVDWDARERFVKTYKVNGVGKRQADFVGNLRAVLFSPQDIELVTDGPAVRRRYLDSVLEQIYKDYRLAAHIYEKALRQRNRLLWRIREEGISREQLVYWNNLLITNGQVIHNRRKDYLEFLGLTYDSSVISAERLAKYALEEVAAATTLVGPQRDDFIINHHDRPVKAFGSRGEQRLAVFNIKLKELEYVREITGTAPVLLLDDIFSELDHANRHHILEVIPKQQTIMTTTDLHLVDRSALRRAQLIELG from the coding sequence GTGGTGCTGGCCAAATTAACGCTCCAAAATTTTCGCAGTTATTCCAAAAAAATCTTCGAGTTTAATCCCGGGGCGACTTTAATCGTGGGACCTAACGCTATTGGCAAGACAAATATTGTCGAAGCCGTTTATCTCCTGGCGACGGGCAAGAGTTTTCGGGCAGAAAACGAACATGAAATGATAAAAGTAGGTCAGCAGGTTAGTAGGTTAGTAGGTCAGTTAGGAGATAACGAGTTGGAAGTTGATTGGGACGCAAGGGAGAGATTTGTAAAAACCTACAAAGTAAATGGGGTGGGAAAGCGACAGGCGGACTTCGTCGGTAATTTGCGCGCGGTGCTTTTTTCGCCGCAGGACATTGAACTGGTCACCGACGGGCCAGCGGTGCGCCGCCGCTATTTAGACTCGGTTTTGGAGCAAATCTATAAAGACTATCGTTTGGCAGCACATATTTACGAGAAAGCCTTGCGACAGCGTAACCGGTTACTCTGGCGGATACGCGAGGAAGGAATCAGCCGGGAACAGCTAGTCTACTGGAATAATCTTTTAATTACTAATGGACAAGTAATTCATAACCGGCGCAAAGATTATCTGGAGTTTTTGGGTTTAACTTATGACTCCAGCGTTATTTCCGCCGAACGGTTGGCAAAATACGCGCTTGAAGAAGTGGCGGCAGCCACGACTTTAGTTGGCCCTCAGCGCGATGACTTTATCATTAATCATCATGACCGGCCGGTAAAAGCCTTTGGTTCTCGGGGCGAACAGCGTCTGGCAGTGTTTAATATTAAACTCAAAGAACTGGAGTATGTCCGGGAAATTACGGGAACGGCCCCAGTGCTCTTGTTGGATGACATTTTTTCCGAGTTGGATCACGCCAACCGCCATCACATTTTAGAAGTGATTCCCAAACAACAGACGATCATGACGACGACGGATTTACACTTGGTGGATCGAAGCGCTTTGCGCAGGGCGCAGCTTATTGAACTGGGATAA